A region of the Sphingomonas sp. S2-65 genome:
CTGACCTGCGTCGCGCTGTCCATCGCCCTGATGATGGCAAGTCCGCTGCGGCGCCAAGCGCATGCGGAGATTGTTGCGGAGCTGGCGCAGCGGAGGCGCTAAGCGTCCTTGATCGGCTCTCCGCTGCTTACGATACGCGGCGGTCAGCTGCCCTCAGGCGGCCGCCAGCTCGAAGCGCGCGGCCATGCCGTCAGCCTCGGCGGAAGGCGCGATCCAGAGGTCGAATGTGCCGGGCTCCACCGTCCGGCGATTGTCCGCGCCTACGAACTCCAGGTCCGCACGGCGAATCGTGAATTCAACCTGCCGCGTCTCCCCCGGCTTCAGCGCGATCTTCTGGAATGCCTTTAGCTCGCGCACGGGCCGCGTGATGCTGGCGGTACGGTCGCGAATGTAGAGCTGGACTACTTCCTCGCAGGCATGCCTGCCGCTGTTGCGCACCGTAGCGCGGGCGGTGAGCGTGCCGTTCCACGGTAGGCTCGCATTGTGGTGAAGGTCGGAATACACCACCTGGCCATAGGTCAGGCCATGTCCGAACGGATACAAGGCCGAGTTAGGCACGCCGCGATAGTGCGTCTTATACTCCTGGAGAGCGCCTTCAGGGTTTGGGCGCCCGGTAGCCTTGTGGCCGTAGTAATAGGGCACCTGCCCAGTTGCACGCGGGAAGCTGACCGGCAGCCGCCCTGAGGGGCTATAGGCGCCGTACAGCACATCCGCGAGCGCCGAGCCGGTCTCGGTGCCCAGGAACCAGCTGACTAGGATTGCCGGGGCTGCCGCCACGGCGCCTTCCAGCGCAAGCGCGCGCCCGTTCTTGAGGAGGACGACCATCGGCTTGCCGGTGGCGGCGAGGGCCTCCGCGAGGGCGATCTGTGGCGCGGGGACGACGATGTCAGTGACCGACTGCGCTTCGCCTGACATGCGCGTGCCTTCGCCGATTGCAAGCACCACCACGTCTGCCGCGCGTGCTGCGGCAAGTGCAGCGTCGATGCCGCCGGCAAGCGGCCCCTCGATGCCGGACCCTGTAGCGACGGTGATCAACGACGGATCGGCCGCGGCGGCCCGCATGCCCGTGGCAAGGTCAACGGCCTGCTTGTCGTCGCCATAGACGCACCACGGGCCGACCAAATCATGTTGGCCACTGGCGAAGGGGCCGATCAGCGCGATTTTCTGGTTCTTCTTGAGCGGGAGCAAATCGCCTTCGTTCTTGAGGAGCACCACCGAGCGGCGGGCGGCCTCTCGCGCCAGCGCGCGGTGGGATTTGGATAGTACCAGTGCCTTTTCGCGCCGGGGATCGATGCGAAGGAAGGGGTCGTCGAACAGCCCGAGTTGCGCCTTCACCACCAGCACGCGCCGGACCGCCTGGTCTAGCCGCGTTAGGGGCACCTCGCCGGCCTGCACCAGTTCAGGCAAATGCTTCATAAAGAGGCCGCTCTGCATGCACATGTCCACCCCGGCCAAGAATGCGAGACGCGCGGCGTCGCGCCCATCCTTGGCGTAGCCGTGCGCGATGAGTTCCTCGTCGCCGGTATAATCGGAGACGACTAGACCGCCGAACTTCCATTCGCCATGAAGAATGTCGTTGAGTAGCCAGTTATTGGCCGTCGCGGGAACGCCCGACAGCTCGTTGAACGATGCCATCGCCGACAGCGCGCCCGCTCGGAAGGCAGCCTGGAAGGGCGGGAAATACACTTCGCGCAGCGTCCGCTCGGAAATGTCGACGCTGTTATAATCCAGGCCCGCTTCTACAGCACCATAGGCCGCGAAATGCTTTGCGCAGGCGAGCACCGCATCGCGCTCGGTCAGGCGTTTGCCTTGAAAGCCGCGGACACGCGCGGCGGCGAAAAGATTGCCCAGGTAGACGTCTTCGCCGGCACCCTCCACACCGCGGCCCCAGCGGGCGTCGCGGGCAATGTCGACCATCGGCGCAAAGGTCCAGTCGATGCCCGCTGCCGCGGCTTCGGTCGCAGCGATATGGGCCGTACGCTCGGCCAGGCCTGGTTCCCAGCTGGCGGCTTCGCCCAGCGGCACCGGGAACACGGTACGGTGGCCGTGGATGATGTCGGCTGCGAAGATCAAGGGAACTTTGTGGCGAGATTCCTCCACAGCGACCTTCTGCATGCGGCGCGACATCTCGGCGCCGTTGCCGTTGAAGACGCCGGTGAGTTGCCCGGCACGAACCTGCTGCAACTGCTCTTCGAAGCTGGCACCCGCGGAAGGGGGATTGAGTGCGGTGGC
Encoded here:
- a CDS encoding glycoside hydrolase family 3 N-terminal domain-containing protein encodes the protein MVNAWISRRAALMGAGAVAAWTASPAGALMRAADEHTPPAFIDALIARMTVEEKAGQLTLNAAAWAGSAATALNPPSAGASFEEQLQQVRAGQLTGVFNGNGAEMSRRMQKVAVEESRHKVPLIFAADIIHGHRTVFPVPLGEAASWEPGLAERTAHIAATEAAAAGIDWTFAPMVDIARDARWGRGVEGAGEDVYLGNLFAAARVRGFQGKRLTERDAVLACAKHFAAYGAVEAGLDYNSVDISERTLREVYFPPFQAAFRAGALSAMASFNELSGVPATANNWLLNDILHGEWKFGGLVVSDYTGDEELIAHGYAKDGRDAARLAFLAGVDMCMQSGLFMKHLPELVQAGEVPLTRLDQAVRRVLVVKAQLGLFDDPFLRIDPRREKALVLSKSHRALAREAARRSVVLLKNEGDLLPLKKNQKIALIGPFASGQHDLVGPWCVYGDDKQAVDLATGMRAAAADPSLITVATGSGIEGPLAGGIDAALAAARAADVVVLAIGEGTRMSGEAQSVTDIVVPAPQIALAEALAATGKPMVVLLKNGRALALEGAVAAAPAILVSWFLGTETGSALADVLYGAYSPSGRLPVSFPRATGQVPYYYGHKATGRPNPEGALQEYKTHYRGVPNSALYPFGHGLTYGQVVYSDLHHNASLPWNGTLTARATVRNSGRHACEEVVQLYIRDRTASITRPVRELKAFQKIALKPGETRQVEFTIRRADLEFVGADNRRTVEPGTFDLWIAPSAEADGMAARFELAAA